A region from the Oncorhynchus keta strain PuntledgeMale-10-30-2019 chromosome 5, Oket_V2, whole genome shotgun sequence genome encodes:
- the LOC127930387 gene encoding protein FMC1 homolog has translation MASLSPPLCLCRGILRGIPAIKGPEYKHSLAYNYVLDQFRKKQITGERYCLAQEEALYASHSYLCLLISTRQHMALYDIDHGKGQHDTEEMAGIVGLRLPTQPGGKGWEK, from the exons ATGGCGTCAttgtctccacctctctgcctTTGCCGGGGGATCCTGAGGGGGATACCAGCGATTAAAGGACCGGAATACAAACATTCTTTGGCATACAATTATGTTTTAGATCAATTCCGTAAAAAACAG ATCACTGGGGAGAGATATTGTCTTGCTCAGGAGGAGGCCCTCTATGCTTCGCACagctac CTCTGTCTGCTCATCTCCACACGGCAACACATGGCTCTCTACGACATCGACCATGGGAAAGGGCAGCATGACACAGAGGAGATGGCAGGAATTGTGGGACTCAGGCTGCCCACCCAGCCTGGGGGGAAGGGCTGGGAGAAGTGA